The nucleotide window GCGAAGTCGGTCAGCGCCCGCCCGGTCAGCCGGTAGGTGGTCCATTCGTCCAGCGGTTCGCCACCGACCCGGTCGTACACGGCGATCGCCGGCGCGTTCCAGTTCAACACCACCCACTCCATCCGGGCGAAGCCGTTGTCGCAGGCGATCCGGGCCAGCCGCTTCAGCAGTGCGCCGCCGAATCCCTGTCCGCGAAACTGCGGCCGGACGAAGAGGTCCTCCAGGTAGAGCCCGTGAACGCCCTCCCAGGTGGAGAAGTTGTAAAAGTAGAGGGCGAAGCCGGCCACCTGATGATCATCGGTCTCGGCCATCAGGCAGAACACCTTCGGGTGCTCGCAGAACAGGGCCGTACGCAGCCCGTCGGCCGTCGCCCGAACCGCGTCCGGCGCCTTCTCGTAGGTGGCAAGGTCCTTGATCAACGCGACGATGTCGTCAAGATCATCTTCCCGCGCCTCGCGGATCACCACTGGCCCCGCCCCGCGGATGACCATCGACTCAACTCCCGGATCAGCATGCGGGTCAGGCTATCGGGAACGCCACCGCCGATCGCGGCGAACCTGCGGGAATCCATTCCGCGGCAAGGTGGCGAATCCCAGGCAGAGAGACAGCTGGGCCCCGAGCATGTCTGCTCGGGGCCCAGCGTTTCGGGGGGTTTCAGTGGTGGATCGGATGGTGGTGCATCATGCGGGCCGAACGGCACCGTTGTACGGCATGTACTTCATCTTGATGTACTGCACGGACTGGCCGGGCCGGGGCGCGTGGATGACCTTGCCGTTGCCGGCGTAGATGCCGACGTGGCTGCGGCCGCTATAGAAGAACACCAGATCGCCCTTCTTCAGCGACGACTTGGAGACCTTCCGCTCCGCGCGGTACTGCGCGTTGGTGTTGTGCGGGAGCTTGACGCCGGCCGCCCGCCACGCTGCCTGGGTCAGACCCGAGCAGTCGAACGAGCCCGGACCGTTGGCGCCGTAGACGTACGGATCGCCGAGCTGCTTCTTCGCGTACGCCAGGGCTTTCAGACCCTTGGACGAGGACGAGGTCAGATGGGCCGCCTTGACCTGCGGCTTCGGTGAGCTGTGGTGCTTCGGCTTGGACCACTGGCCACCGTGCTGCAGGAAGGACCAGACGCCCTTGCCGGCGATGCCGGTCCGCTTCCAGCCGTACTTGGCCTGGATCGCCTTGACCCGGCTGGCGGTGATCTTGCCGTAGTGGCCGGTCGCGTCGACGTTCTTGCCGTACGCGCTCAGCGCCTTCTGCAGCCGGACCACGGAGGTGCCGTTGGAGCCCTCGACCAGCTTGACCCGGGTGCCCTGGGAGATCAGCGCCACCCAGGTCTTCTTGTTCACGTTGCCGCTGGCCTTCAGGCCGCGGGAGGACTGGAACGCCTTGGTCGCGCTGCGATCGGCGTTGCTGAACTGGCCGTTCACCGTGGCGGCGTGGAAGCCGGCCCGTTCCAGCAGGCATTCGGCGGCCCGGACCTGCTTGCCCCGGTCGCCCTTGGTGATCTTGGCCGCTGATCCGCTCGGATTGCAGGCTCCGGCAGCGGCGGCCGGGCTGGCGGTGGCGAACGCGAGTCCGCCGACCAGGGCGGCGCTGGCGGCAACGCCGACCGATGCCCGTCCGAGCTTGCTGGCCGCCGATTGCGGCTCAGGTACCGGACCCAGTGCCCGGCGGGGTCGGATGTTCTTCGACGATGGCTTCGACGCACTGATGTCCGCGCGCCGCGCCGCCGGCAACTGGCCGGTTGCGCGCATGGACTGCTCCCCTCGATAGATTGCACCGCGGGTAAGGGGCCCTTCGCGGTGGCGGTCCGGCATCCCGACGCCGAGCCACGGCCGGGACGTTATCTTCCCGTGACCTTCCTGAGCAAACGGTTGCCAAGCGAGCACACGGATTCCTGATCAGCTCCAAAGGCGACCCTGAGCTGACCTGAACGACCTGAGGGGAACCCAGTGCCTTCACTCGCCGGAACCCGGGCATTCTCAGGGGCGGTGATCGGGGTCGTACGGGGGTTGGGAGCGTTAGGTCACGATCACGTCACCGGCGAGCGGCCGCGCACGGCCGTTTTCCACCCGTTGTCGGAATTGAGCGCGAAGCTACCGGCTCGGCCCGGATGTATTCCGGCCGTGGTTGGGGTTCGGTTCGCGATCGGTCTGCGGTAGCCGCTTTCCGCCGGAAGTCGCTGCTGCCGCGGCCCGCCATCGACGGCCCTGACGTTCGACACCGCCGTTTCGAGCTGGTGGCGTCGTTCCGTAACCTGAGCGGCCATACGCGCTGCGTGGACGGCTTCGATCCGCCGGTGCCCGGGCTGGGCGCCCAGTTCTGGCGTGTGGTCGACTTCCGTACAAAGCAGGATCGGACGTGCCGCGCTGCGCAGGATTTGGACCCGATCGGCCGATCCCGTACGCTGGTCGCTGCCGAAGACCGCTGGTCGATCGCAGATCCGAAGAGCTCCCTGGTGGAGCGACCCGCGCAGGTTAACTGGTACGACATTTCTTGATCGATGCCTCGGACGCGTCCGGGCGGATGATCATGGTCAGCCCCGGGCGCCTGCGCACCGGGGTTTCTTGGTTTCTGGAGCTCGTACGAACTTCCGATTCCGCTTCGTTCCTGCGCCACACCGTCGGGCTGACGATTCCCCGGCGATTGGTCGGCGGGGTAATGCAAAGAAGTGGAAGGGAGACCCATGGCGAAGCCGGACAAGGTGGCAGCCGTCTCGGAGCTGAAGGAGAAGTTCACCAGCTCCCAGGGCGCCGTGCTCACCGAGTACCGCGGTCTCACCGTCTCCGAGCTGCGCAATCTGCGTCGCTCGCTTGGTGAGGACGCCAGCTACGCCGTGACGAAGAACACCCTGACCCAGATCGCAGCCCGGGAAGCGGGCATCGAGGGCATCGACGAGCAGCTCGTCGGCCCGACCGCGATCGCCTTCATCGACGGTGACCCGGTCAACGTCGCGAAGGGACTCAGGGACTTCGCCAAGGCGAATCCGCTTCTGGTGATCAAGGGCGGCGTGCTCGAGGGCAAGGTGATCAGCGCCGCCGAGGTGACGAAGCTGGCTGATCTCGAGTCTCGGGAGACGCTGCTGGCGAAGCTGGCCGGTGCCATGAAGGGCACCCTCGGCAACGCTGCTTCGCTGTTCCAGGCTCCGCTGTCTCAGGCCGCCCGCGTGCTGGGTGCCCTGGAGGCGAAGGCGCAGGAGGATCCGTCCGTTATCGCCGGAGCCGGATCGGCACCAGAAGCAACCGAAGCTGATGCAGCACCTGCTGCGGATGACAACACCCCTGCAGCCGACGCTGCGCAAGAAGAGAAGTAAGGAAGGAACGCCACCATGGCGAAGCTCAGCACCGAAGAGCTCCTTGACGCTTTCAAGGAGATGACGCTGATCGAGCTCAGCGAGTTCGTCAAGCAGTTCGAGGACACCTTCGAGGTCACCGCCGCCGCTCCGGTTGCGGTTGCCACCGCTCCGGCCGCTTCCAGCGGTGACGGCGCTGCCGCCGAGGAGGAGGGCTCCGATGAGGTCGACGTGATCCTCGAGTCCGCCGGCGACAAGAAGATCCAGGTCATCAAGGAGGTGCGTACCCTCACCTCGCTCGGCCTGAAGGAGGCCAAGGATCTGGTCGAGGGCGCGCCGAAGCCGGTCCTGGAGAAGGTCGACAAGGACGCCGCGAACAAGGCGAAGGAGGCCCTCGAGGCCGCCGGCGCCACCGTCACCGTCAAGTGAGCACTGCTCACTGAGCGTCTGACATCTCGCCGACAGGGGCGGGCCCGATCCGGGCCCGCCCCTGTTGCATGCCCGGCTCACGTCGCACGATCCAAGCAAAACATCGGGGACACAAGGATCTCTTGACACCGGCTCGGCGCGACCGCAAGACTCCGGTGCCAGCCGTCCCGTACGGCGCCCGCCGGCCGTCGAACCGCGATGCCGGTCAGGGTCGAAGCACAGGGGAGTGCGCCGATGTCACCAGGACCCTTGCGATCTCACCGCCGGAATGGGGCTCACCGAAATGGGAACCGAGCCGCAAAACTTGCCGCCGTCGCTGCCGCTGTCAGCCTGGCTGTCGCGGGGATGGCCGCGACGTCGAACACCGCCGGCGCGGATCCGCTGCCGAAGAAGAGCGCCAACAGCCGCCCGGCCGCCGACACCATCGACATCGGGCCGAAGCTGCGCAAGCAGAGCACAGTCAGCCTGAGCAAGGCCGAACGAGACAAGTTCGCCGACAGTGCGCCCGCAACGGGTTCGCGGATGAAGAAGCAATCCACTGCCGCAGACGCCGGCACCGGCGGCATCCCCGTCGGCGGCGAGAAGACCTGGATGATCCTCGACGACGAGAAGGGCGGCTACTCGGCTGCCACCTTCGTGCTCACCGCGCTGGGCAACAACATCGAGGTGTGGGTGCAGAAGAATCTCAACTACCCGACCGGCGATTGTCGCAACGACGGCGTACGCAATGTGGTCACCTCGGCCCAGGCGCGGTATCTGGCCGACGAGTTCGACAACAACATATTGCCGATCCAGTCGCAATTCTTCTCCACCGCGCCGGCTCGCGACGGCAGCCAGCAGGAAGACATCGGTTTCGGTGCCCCGCTGTGGGATCTGCTCGGCGGCGGCGATCCCAACTACTACGTCGGTGACGGCAACAAGACGATCGCCTTGATCAGCAACGTCCGCGACGCCAATTACTACGACCCGACCAGCCCGGACGGCGCCACCTACATCGCCGGCTTCTTCTCGCCGACCTTCAACGAGGCCTTCGATCGCAACGTGATGACGATCGACTCCTACGACTGGCTGCACCGCACCGGCGCCAACCCGCCGGACGAGACGCCGGGCGGACTCTGCTCGGCCAAGCAGGCAGCGCGCCCGCACAGCTACGAGGGGACCTTCGCCCACGAATACCAGCACCTGCTGGAGTATTACCAGGACGGCGCGGAAAGCACCTGGCTGAACGAGGGACTCTCCGACTACGCCCAGACCTTGGTCGGCTACGTCGACACCACGCTGCCGTACGGGGTCAAGGGCGCCGACAGCCATCTCACCTGCTATCAGGGCTTCCTCGGCTCGGACTCGTTCCCGTACTGCGGTGCGGAGAATTCCTTGACCCGTTGGGAAGATCAAGGTTCGCCGTCGGTGCTGTCCGACTACGGTGCCGCCTACGCGTTCGTCACGTACTTGGAGAATCAGTTCGGACGCCAGGCGATCCAGTATCTGCACACCAGTGACAAGCAGGGCTTGTCCTCGCTTCAGGCCTACCTTGATGATCATGCTCCGGGGCTGACCACAACCGATGTGCTGCACGACTTCCTGGCCCAGATGGCCTTGGACCGGCTGGTCGACGACGGTGCCAAGGGTCTGACCAAAGATCAAAAGGCGCGCTTCACCGCTGATCAACTGAGTTCGGCGATCGACTGGTCCTGGACCGGCTCGTACGACTCGCCCGGCGCGCCCACCAACGGTGGCGACTTCGTCCTCGGCATCGCCGATCGCCCGGTCAACGGCCGTACCGTCGGCAAGATCAACTTCTCCGGCGCCACGACCTATCAACCGGACCCGCTGGCCTGGACGGTTGACGACAACGCGCTCTACAGCGGTGTCGGCAATGAGCTGGACAACACCGCCGTGTACGACGTGAAGGTGCCGGCCGGAGCCCGGACGCTGACCATCTCCACCAAGTACAACATCGAACAGGACTGGGACTTCGGGGTCGTTCAGGTCTCCACCGACGGCGGCAAGACCTACCGGACCCTTCCCGGCACCGACACCACCAGTGATCATGATCCGGCCGCCGAAGGCAGGATCGTTGATCAACTTCCCGGCCTGACCGGACTGTCAGACGGCTACGTGCCGCAGAGCTACGACCTGAGCGGCTATGCCGGCAAGGACGTGAAGTTGTCGTTCCGCTACTTGACCGATGCGGCCAGCAACGGCAACAACGACGATCCGAGCGGCTGGTGGATCCGTGACGTCAAGATCGGCAACACCGTGATCACCGACGGCAGCAACACCGACGGGGCCCGCTCGGCAACTGAGATCTCACCGATCCCGGTGGCCGGCTGGAGTCTGCAGGTGGTGGGTTGGAGCCTGGACGGCAAGACGGTCGCCTACGCCGACCTGAAGGTCGGCAAGGACGGCACCGCCAAGCTCAACAAGGGCCATGCCCAGAAGGTGTTCAAGAAGGTCGACCGGATCGGGTTCATCGTCACCGCCGACGACCCGACCGAGACCGCCACCAAGTACGCGGCGTACACGCTCAAGATCAACGGCGTCACCCAGGCCGGCGGCGGCGGTCAGACCGCCACGAGTTCGGACCCGTCGGTGCTGGCCAAGCAACTTCCCAGCTCCCATCGCCGACAGGTCTTCTGACACGACGGGACCGACTCGGGACGGAACTTGATCTTGGTCGCCCGGTGATCGGACACGAGTCATGATCACCGGGCGACCGGGCGTTATCTGGATACACTCCTGCTGTGTCGATTGACTCCACGGCGCGCGGCGAGGCGGACGCGTTGACGACCGGCCGTCTGGCCAAGCTGGCGATTCCCGCCGCTGTGATCGGCGTGCTGTCCGGCGTCAGTCTGGCGCTGGTGTCCTGGGTGGCCAATCAGCTCCAGCATTGGTTGTGGGACGTGTTGCCGCAGGGGTTGGAGCACGGTGGCGACACCTGGTGGTGGATCATCGCCGTGCTCACCGCCACCGGCCTGGCGGTCGGTGCGGTCGTGCAATGGGCGGCCGGGCATGCCGGCAACGACCCGGCCGCGACGGAGCTGGTCGCACCGCCGTTGCCGATGCGGACGCTGCCCGGACTGATCGCGGCGTTGATCTTGGGCCTGGCCGGTGGCGTCAGCCTCGGCCCGGAGAATCCGATCATCGCGGTCAATGTGGCGCTCTCGGTCTGGCTGGTCAGCGTGGTCAAGGTCGGCGTACCGAAGCCGGCCACCACCCTGATGGCGGCGTCCGGGACGATCGGAGCGATGTTCGGCACCCCGGTCGGCGCCGCACTCTTGATGACCGAGTTGGTCGCGGGCAAGGGAAAGGGACCCCTGTTCGACCGACTGTTCGGGCCGCTGGTGGCCGCCGGCACCGGCTCGCTGACGATGACGTTGATCGGGATGCCGCAACTGTCGGTGAGCGTGCCGAAGTACACCTCACCGGCCTGGGTCGACCTGATCTCGGCGCCCGCGGTGGCCATCGTCGCGGCCCTGTTGTGTCTGCTCGGCGTGTGGGCTTTTCGCTACGTGCATTCGGCTTTCCATCGGATGAGGTATCCGATCCTGATGCTCGGTCTGGGGGGTCTGCTGCTGGGCATCCTCGGTGCCATCGGCGGCCCGCTGACCCTGTTCAAGGGGTTGGACGAGATGCAGGAGCTGACCAAACACGCCGCCGACTACTCGGTGCTGGCGCTGTTCGGATTCGCGGTGATCAAACTCGCGGCCCTGGTGCTGGCTGCCTGCGCCGGCTTCCGCGGTGGGCGGATCTTCCCGTCGGTGTTCATCGGAGTGGCGGTGGGACTCGCCGCCCACGCGCTGATCCCGAGCCTCCCGCTCGGTCTCACGCTTGCGGCCGCGGTGACCGGCGCCGCCATGGTCGTCGCCCGGGACGGCTGGCTGGCCCTCTTCATGGGCGTGGCGATGGTCGGCGACGTCCAGGTACTCCCGGTGCTCTGCCTGGTCGTGCTGCCGCTGTGGCTGCTGGTCCGCAGCCGCCCGCTGATGCTGATCGAGAACGAAGGTCCGGCGACGAGCTGACTCGGCTTGCCCGTCGCCCACCCATGTTTTTGTATACCGGTCCGCCCGAACCCGCCGAAAACGGCTCGATCGGGCCAACGCGTATACAAATGTCATCGCCACTCGTGGTGGCGAGCGATCCATTGCGGACGAGACGTGGTCGTGATCCTGTCCGCAGGAACCCTCACGAGTGGGTCGGTACATTCACGTCAATGAGTTCTAGGTTCCGTCCGCGACGACGATGCTGTCTCTCGGACGATCCGCCGCGCGCTGGCAGCCG belongs to Microlunatus elymi and includes:
- a CDS encoding C40 family peptidase — translated: MRATGQLPAARRADISASKPSSKNIRPRRALGPVPEPQSAASKLGRASVGVAASAALVGGLAFATASPAAAAGACNPSGSAAKITKGDRGKQVRAAECLLERAGFHAATVNGQFSNADRSATKAFQSSRGLKASGNVNKKTWVALISQGTRVKLVEGSNGTSVVRLQKALSAYGKNVDATGHYGKITASRVKAIQAKYGWKRTGIAGKGVWSFLQHGGQWSKPKHHSSPKPQVKAAHLTSSSSKGLKALAYAKKQLGDPYVYGANGPGSFDCSGLTQAAWRAAGVKLPHNTNAQYRAERKVSKSSLKKGDLVFFYSGRSHVGIYAGNGKVIHAPRPGQSVQYIKMKYMPYNGAVRPA
- a CDS encoding ion channel protein is translated as MSIDSTARGEADALTTGRLAKLAIPAAVIGVLSGVSLALVSWVANQLQHWLWDVLPQGLEHGGDTWWWIIAVLTATGLAVGAVVQWAAGHAGNDPAATELVAPPLPMRTLPGLIAALILGLAGGVSLGPENPIIAVNVALSVWLVSVVKVGVPKPATTLMAASGTIGAMFGTPVGAALLMTELVAGKGKGPLFDRLFGPLVAAGTGSLTMTLIGMPQLSVSVPKYTSPAWVDLISAPAVAIVAALLCLLGVWAFRYVHSAFHRMRYPILMLGLGGLLLGILGAIGGPLTLFKGLDEMQELTKHAADYSVLALFGFAVIKLAALVLAACAGFRGGRIFPSVFIGVAVGLAAHALIPSLPLGLTLAAAVTGAAMVVARDGWLALFMGVAMVGDVQVLPVLCLVVLPLWLLVRSRPLMLIENEGPATS
- the rplJ gene encoding 50S ribosomal protein L10, with product MAKPDKVAAVSELKEKFTSSQGAVLTEYRGLTVSELRNLRRSLGEDASYAVTKNTLTQIAAREAGIEGIDEQLVGPTAIAFIDGDPVNVAKGLRDFAKANPLLVIKGGVLEGKVISAAEVTKLADLESRETLLAKLAGAMKGTLGNAASLFQAPLSQAARVLGALEAKAQEDPSVIAGAGSAPEATEADAAPAADDNTPAADAAQEEK
- the rplL gene encoding 50S ribosomal protein L7/L12, whose amino-acid sequence is MAKLSTEELLDAFKEMTLIELSEFVKQFEDTFEVTAAAPVAVATAPAASSGDGAAAEEEGSDEVDVILESAGDKKIQVIKEVRTLTSLGLKEAKDLVEGAPKPVLEKVDKDAANKAKEALEAAGATVTVK
- a CDS encoding GNAT family N-acetyltransferase, encoding MVIRGAGPVVIREAREDDLDDIVALIKDLATYEKAPDAVRATADGLRTALFCEHPKVFCLMAETDDHQVAGFALYFYNFSTWEGVHGLYLEDLFVRPQFRGQGFGGALLKRLARIACDNGFARMEWVVLNWNAPAIAVYDRVGGEPLDEWTTYRLTGRALTDFADRGR
- a CDS encoding immune inhibitor A domain-containing protein translates to MAATSNTAGADPLPKKSANSRPAADTIDIGPKLRKQSTVSLSKAERDKFADSAPATGSRMKKQSTAADAGTGGIPVGGEKTWMILDDEKGGYSAATFVLTALGNNIEVWVQKNLNYPTGDCRNDGVRNVVTSAQARYLADEFDNNILPIQSQFFSTAPARDGSQQEDIGFGAPLWDLLGGGDPNYYVGDGNKTIALISNVRDANYYDPTSPDGATYIAGFFSPTFNEAFDRNVMTIDSYDWLHRTGANPPDETPGGLCSAKQAARPHSYEGTFAHEYQHLLEYYQDGAESTWLNEGLSDYAQTLVGYVDTTLPYGVKGADSHLTCYQGFLGSDSFPYCGAENSLTRWEDQGSPSVLSDYGAAYAFVTYLENQFGRQAIQYLHTSDKQGLSSLQAYLDDHAPGLTTTDVLHDFLAQMALDRLVDDGAKGLTKDQKARFTADQLSSAIDWSWTGSYDSPGAPTNGGDFVLGIADRPVNGRTVGKINFSGATTYQPDPLAWTVDDNALYSGVGNELDNTAVYDVKVPAGARTLTISTKYNIEQDWDFGVVQVSTDGGKTYRTLPGTDTTSDHDPAAEGRIVDQLPGLTGLSDGYVPQSYDLSGYAGKDVKLSFRYLTDAASNGNNDDPSGWWIRDVKIGNTVITDGSNTDGARSATEISPIPVAGWSLQVVGWSLDGKTVAYADLKVGKDGTAKLNKGHAQKVFKKVDRIGFIVTADDPTETATKYAAYTLKINGVTQAGGGGQTATSSDPSVLAKQLPSSHRRQVF